One segment of Chrysemys picta bellii isolate R12L10 unplaced genomic scaffold, ASM1138683v2 scaf709, whole genome shotgun sequence DNA contains the following:
- the LOC135979182 gene encoding fibrinogen-like protein 1-like protein codes for MMVLLCVAPVQGNGALAHKKVERGFPKDCSNIPRDSPSGVHVIQPAGSPPRVVWCDMDTEGKGWTVVQRNSYNTEITWKESWSTYKYGFGNVQQDYWLGNEYLSLLTQQNIYKVRFVVEDKSNNTRYAEYDIFSVEDEPSGYPLRLGRYSGDGEDYLTTYHSGLGGIHDNMKFSTSDKDEDQASGNCASSYGGWWYDKCQNVLLNGKGYIYWAGFCKSGECKSSLILVKPTDVCWVRQEEPILFGSRRR; via the coding sequence ggttccccaaagactgcagcaacattcccagggacagccccagtggggtccatgtcatccagccggcaggctctccccctcgagtggtgtggtgtgacatggacaccgaaggcaaaggctggaccgttgtgcagagaaattcttacaacacagagatcacctggaaggagtcctggagcacctacaagtacggctttgggaacgtgcagcaggattactggctgggcaacgagtacctgtccctgctcacgcagcagaacatctacaaggtccgctttgtggtggaggacaaatccaacaacacccgctacgcagagtacgacatcttcagtgtcgaggatgagcccagcgggtacccgctgaggctgggcaggtactctggggacggcgaggactatctcaccacctaccactccggcctggggggcatacacgacaacatgaagttcagcacaagTGACAAGGATGAGGACcaggccagtgggaattgcgcaagtagctatggaggctggtggtacgacaagtgtcagaacgtcctgctcaatgggaaaggctacatctactgggcagggttctgtaagagtggggagtgcaagtcttccctcatcctggttaagccaacagacgtgtgctgggtccggcaggaggagcccatcctctttgggagccggcgccgctga